A window of Psychroflexus sp. ALD_RP9 contains these coding sequences:
- a CDS encoding histidine kinase — protein MRLLFLLFCFSLTLQAQNDSLQKLIKQTNIKDTTYVNRLLLLSQTYNNTHIDSQVKVLQKAKKITKRKNFLQLEAKTNVELARAYRKQGIYDSAIANALNAKRIYDRLKLKPNQLLANCVLTTLYRDQKYYDKALELNKINLSLVKNDALSPSLGRYYFDLGTTYRALDSLKLAEFNYIKSLEIAKETGFKPGENFMKLSLGQLYKVMDKYDKAEAYLKEVLPVYTQQNNKANVALINYDLGTIASLRANHQASIPYYEKALKIYTELGRLQFIKDINQKLFIAYNIIQDVAKAKAANQQFIVYKDSIESQKRDALIAEMKTKFETDQIAAENKLNKKRAELAEAEGQRNLIFLIASIILILLLVAVFLFYSAKQKEAKKAALIKQELKASQQQLALEKQYRDSELKALKAQMNPHFIFNVLNSIQEFIVLNKKDLASEYLATFAELIRSYLFFSNRGSLTLEEEVDTLEKYLELEQLRFSQNFKYQILTDSIIDLDSIEIPTMIIQPYVENAIKHGLFHKKGDCNLNINFSLETQSVLKCIITDNGIGRAKAKVLNKKKSKLNQSFASQATASRLDLLNQKSFEKIGVKITDLIENNEPKGTKVSLTIPIKN, from the coding sequence ATGCGTTTACTTTTTCTTTTATTTTGTTTTAGTTTGACTCTTCAAGCACAAAACGACAGTTTACAAAAATTAATTAAGCAAACTAATATTAAAGATACAACCTATGTTAATCGATTACTATTGCTAAGCCAAACCTACAATAATACTCATATAGACTCTCAGGTCAAGGTTTTACAAAAAGCTAAAAAAATAACAAAACGAAAAAACTTTCTGCAATTAGAAGCAAAAACAAATGTAGAGTTAGCGCGCGCCTACCGAAAACAAGGCATTTATGATTCAGCAATTGCAAATGCCCTTAATGCTAAGAGAATTTATGATCGATTAAAGTTAAAACCTAATCAATTACTCGCTAATTGCGTTTTAACCACACTTTACCGAGATCAAAAATATTATGATAAAGCTTTAGAGCTCAATAAAATAAATCTTAGTTTGGTTAAAAATGATGCATTAAGTCCTAGTTTAGGGCGTTATTATTTCGATTTAGGCACTACCTATCGCGCATTAGATAGCTTAAAGTTAGCAGAATTTAATTATATAAAATCATTAGAAATTGCGAAAGAAACTGGTTTTAAGCCAGGTGAGAATTTTATGAAATTATCGTTGGGGCAATTGTATAAAGTCATGGATAAATACGACAAAGCTGAAGCTTACCTTAAGGAAGTTTTGCCAGTTTATACTCAGCAAAACAACAAAGCTAATGTTGCGCTGATTAACTACGATTTAGGCACCATTGCCTCATTGCGTGCTAATCATCAAGCCTCAATTCCTTATTATGAAAAAGCGCTAAAAATTTATACAGAATTAGGTCGACTCCAATTCATTAAAGATATCAATCAAAAGTTATTTATCGCTTACAATATTATACAAGATGTGGCTAAAGCCAAAGCAGCAAACCAGCAATTTATTGTTTATAAAGACTCGATAGAAAGTCAAAAAAGAGATGCTTTAATAGCCGAAATGAAAACTAAATTTGAAACTGACCAAATCGCTGCTGAAAATAAGTTGAACAAAAAACGAGCAGAATTAGCAGAAGCTGAAGGGCAACGGAATCTTATTTTTCTCATTGCTTCAATCATACTTATTCTTTTACTAGTAGCTGTTTTCTTATTTTATTCTGCAAAGCAAAAAGAAGCTAAAAAAGCAGCTTTAATCAAGCAAGAATTAAAAGCTTCACAGCAGCAATTGGCTTTAGAGAAACAATATAGAGACAGTGAGTTAAAAGCATTAAAAGCGCAAATGAATCCGCACTTTATATTTAATGTGCTTAATTCTATTCAAGAGTTTATCGTATTGAACAAGAAAGACTTAGCAAGTGAATATTTAGCTACTTTTGCAGAATTAATTAGAAGTTATTTGTTTTTTAGTAACAGAGGAAGCTTAACTTTAGAAGAAGAAGTCGATACACTTGAAAAATATCTAGAATTAGAACAGTTACGCTTTAGCCAAAATTTTAAATATCAAATTTTAACCGATTCAATAATTGATCTAGACAGCATCGAGATTCCAACAATGATAATCCAACCTTATGTAGAAAATGCCATTAAACATGGGTTGTTTCATAAAAAAGGAGACTGCAATCTTAATATTAATTTTAGTTTAGAAACTCAAAGTGTTTTAAAATGCATTATCACTGATAATGGTATTGGTCGAGCAAAAGCCAAGGTTTTAAATAAAAAGAAAAGCAAACTCAACCAATCTTTTGCAAGTCAAGCAACAGCTTCACGACTAGATTTACTCAATCAAAAAAGCTTTGAAAAAATAGGCGTTAAAATAACAGATTTAATAGAAAATAATGAGCCTAAAGGCACAAAAGTATCGTTAACTATACCAATAAAAAACTAA
- the hemW gene encoding radical SAM family heme chaperone HemW — MSGIYIHIPFCKQACHYCDFHFSTTRKHQSRMVKAICQELKLRKEDINSGINTIYFGGGTPSLLSKTEINQILQTIKAYFEVNSQAEITLEANPDDLSDEYLKEIASTEINRLSIGVQSFFEDDLKLMNRAHDATEAINSIKLAKTYFDNISIDLIYGIPNMSIQKWEANLAQVFEFDIPHVSCYALTVEPNTALERFIAKEVIAPVNDDLARDHYDVLQIQMRNRGYKNYEFSNFGKPNFYSQNNLAYWTGKPYLGIGPSAHSFNGYQRSWSIKHNIKYLKAIEAKQLPLEIEHLTTTDRFNEFIMTRLRTSLGVDLNEVEAKFGLTYRAYLTDQLQPLLKDQLVSVNSNEVIHVTENNKFLTDGISAELFKLNLE, encoded by the coding sequence ATGTCTGGTATTTATATTCATATTCCATTTTGTAAACAAGCTTGCCATTATTGTGATTTTCATTTTTCAACCACACGCAAACATCAATCTAGAATGGTTAAAGCCATTTGTCAAGAATTAAAACTGCGTAAAGAAGACATAAATTCTGGTATAAATACCATTTATTTTGGTGGTGGGACGCCGAGTTTATTGAGTAAAACTGAAATTAACCAGATCCTGCAAACAATTAAGGCTTATTTTGAGGTTAATTCGCAAGCTGAAATTACTTTAGAAGCTAATCCAGACGATTTATCTGATGAGTATTTAAAAGAAATAGCTTCAACTGAAATAAATCGCTTAAGCATTGGTGTACAATCTTTTTTTGAAGACGATTTAAAATTGATGAATCGTGCACATGATGCAACCGAAGCTATAAATTCAATTAAATTAGCCAAAACCTATTTTGATAATATTAGTATCGATTTAATTTATGGAATTCCTAATATGAGTATTCAAAAATGGGAAGCCAATTTGGCACAGGTTTTTGAGTTTGATATTCCACATGTATCATGTTATGCTTTAACAGTAGAACCTAACACTGCTTTAGAACGCTTTATTGCTAAAGAAGTAATTGCTCCTGTTAATGATGATTTGGCCCGCGATCACTATGATGTTTTGCAAATACAAATGCGAAATAGAGGTTATAAAAATTACGAATTTTCGAATTTTGGGAAACCCAACTTTTATTCACAAAATAATTTAGCTTATTGGACAGGCAAACCCTATTTAGGTATTGGTCCATCAGCACATTCGTTTAATGGATATCAACGTTCCTGGTCGATTAAACATAATATTAAGTACTTAAAAGCTATTGAAGCTAAACAGTTACCTTTAGAGATTGAACATCTTACAACAACCGATCGCTTTAATGAATTTATTATGACCCGTTTACGCACTAGTTTAGGTGTTGATTTAAATGAAGTAGAAGCAAAGTTTGGCTTAACTTACCGGGCTTATTTAACAGACCAACTTCAACCTTTATTAAAAGACCAATTGGTTAGTGTCAACTCAAACGAAGTTATTCATGTAACTGAAAACAATAAGTTTTTAACGGATGGTATTTCAGCTGAATTATTTAAGCTCAATTTAGAATAA
- a CDS encoding T9SS type A sorting domain-containing protein yields the protein MQQKTNNSNYNSWKTFLSFHQNKFKIPINLILISCFILFNISSYGQSGSVTETYTSGDIPTDVSDAMACSAATGSLTVTIPSGKIVTSVDIAYDMTAASGAWQSEQRSRIRVTNNGNEESFISGSGSSGGTFSYNRTITLADGLTDTSITFELDVYRTYGPGFTPTGCNTTYNKVDDGTWSVTVNYDDAPSCIAPINLTTSSISSSTVDLNWDTETTATSGYDWVIVASGDDPDVGPFVDSANGVTGTSVSASGLSGNTDYDAYVKSDCGGGDKSDWSSAVSFTTLCNTVINFPYTESFTTFLNDCWEEATGTNTNITSTGTSSWGSDSFNGDDSAYYNMYTNTTAQWLVTENFDLGTTTDYRLALGIAASAYNNLSTPANFSVDDEVGLVISTDDGASWTSLGTYTDGSEPSNTGQTDTYDLSSYTGTVKFGIYAVASSGFSDHDLYITDFTVEEIPSCITPANLAVSNITSSGADLDWDTEATASSGYDWVIVASGDDPDVGPFVDSANGVTGTSVSASGLSPNTDYDAYVRSDCGGGDKSDWSSAVSFTTACNTESLPWTEDFENAGATPDCWTESGGEAWNYDTTGAGENIGDGGTITGSTDSGNYFAWIDNSGSQGPSTLTSPFIDLSSLTTPQVAFYMISDSGSDPNATLDVEVYDGSSWNNVGSFSADTNGWERKEIALSSLTFTGDAQVRFTITDEGGFRDDIAIDDVTFEEAPSCITPENLSVSNITSSGVDLDWDLEATASSGYDWVIVASGDDPDVGPFADSANGVTGTSVSASGLSGNTDYDAYVRSDCGGGDKSDWSSAVSFTTLKDFCAGDLATDSGGVGSDYSSSANETITICPDNPGDKVVINFSEFSFENNGTGCYDGLTVYDGNNTSAATIDPPAGGTQWCWDRDDTTASGSGDLLGVSIAATSASGCITLVLESDGSVTREGFTASVSCESTVYLWDGTAWTNEPDGFISANDNLYVNAGGTPDISSDVNTNNIFVDNGATLDINPTASLNLSNDMVNYGTITFKSNATSTAQLDEFTGTISGTGTVEVERYIPAKRAFRLISSAVDGSTIANAWQQDTHITGAGGATNGFDATNTDNPSMFTFDNTITDQSSGAGWQAITSTTDVISAGTPYRLMVRGDRTIDLADNEAPATATTLSASGSLQTGSYTPTLATAANNYSFVGNPYQAVVDFGAVTKSNLTDFIYVWDASIAGSNGNGGYITVQISTGNITAPSPSSSDASQYIAPGQAFFVQNNASGNGSITFKEADKATGQSQVSIFSTYTNFYINSRLYKASALQNGEMESDAIGLRFNENYTTIGSDEDASKLANPGENYAIVNNGFKSIDKQNIPTDGHQVDLLMMNYEDTAYSLSFNLGNQPETLKVYLNDSYLNTQTELTESTTYDFTVDANVPESIDQNRFHLSFEEVPLNNQSFDAGQVRLYPNPVVHQLQIELPASVEINSVQVFNTLGQQVLTTTQSQVDMSQLASGVYVVELETTKGKVSKKIIKQ from the coding sequence ATGCAACAAAAAACTAATAATTCAAATTACAATAGCTGGAAAACTTTTTTAAGTTTTCATCAGAACAAATTTAAAATACCTATAAATCTAATTCTGATATCATGTTTCATTTTATTTAATATTTCAAGTTATGGTCAATCAGGTTCAGTAACTGAAACCTACACCAGTGGAGACATACCAACTGATGTAAGTGATGCAATGGCATGTTCAGCTGCAACAGGTTCTTTAACAGTTACAATACCTTCAGGCAAAATAGTAACTAGTGTAGATATTGCTTATGATATGACTGCAGCTAGCGGAGCTTGGCAGAGTGAGCAAAGAAGTCGAATTCGTGTTACCAATAATGGTAATGAAGAATCATTTATAAGCGGTTCAGGAAGTTCTGGAGGTACATTTTCATATAATAGAACAATTACGCTTGCTGACGGGTTAACAGACACCAGTATTACTTTCGAACTTGATGTCTACAGAACCTATGGGCCAGGTTTTACACCAACGGGATGTAATACTACCTACAATAAGGTAGATGACGGTACTTGGTCAGTAACTGTAAACTATGATGATGCTCCATCTTGTATTGCACCAATTAATCTAACTACATCTAGTATTAGTTCTTCAACAGTCGACTTAAATTGGGATACAGAAACAACTGCAACTAGCGGTTACGATTGGGTAATCGTAGCTTCTGGAGATGATCCAGATGTTGGTCCTTTTGTAGATTCTGCAAACGGTGTTACTGGTACAAGTGTTTCTGCTTCAGGATTATCTGGGAATACAGATTATGATGCCTACGTTAAAAGTGACTGTGGCGGTGGTGATAAAAGCGATTGGTCAAGTGCAGTTAGTTTTACAACGCTTTGTAATACAGTAATTAATTTCCCATATACCGAAAGTTTTACCACATTTTTGAATGATTGTTGGGAGGAAGCTACAGGAACTAATACTAATATAACTTCAACTGGTACATCATCTTGGGGAAGTGATTCATTTAACGGTGATGATAGTGCATATTATAACATGTATACAAATACTACAGCACAATGGTTAGTCACTGAAAATTTTGATTTAGGCACGACAACAGATTATCGTTTAGCTTTAGGTATTGCAGCTTCAGCTTATAATAATTTAAGCACACCCGCTAATTTTTCTGTTGACGATGAAGTTGGTCTTGTGATTTCAACTGATGATGGAGCAAGCTGGACCAGCTTAGGCACATACACTGATGGTTCTGAACCATCAAATACAGGACAAACTGATACGTATGATTTATCAAGTTATACAGGAACTGTAAAATTTGGTATTTATGCTGTAGCAAGTAGTGGTTTTAGTGACCATGATTTATATATTACAGACTTTACAGTTGAAGAAATCCCGTCATGTATCACACCTGCAAACTTAGCCGTATCTAATATCACCTCTTCAGGTGCAGACCTAGATTGGGATACAGAAGCCACTGCTAGCAGCGGTTACGATTGGGTAATCGTAGCTTCTGGTGATGACCCAGACGTTGGCCCTTTTGTAGATTCTGCAAACGGTGTTACTGGCACAAGTGTTTCTGCTTCAGGATTATCTCCAAATACAGATTATGATGCCTATGTTAGAAGCGATTGCGGCGGTGGAGATAAAAGTGACTGGTCAAGCGCAGTTAGTTTTACAACAGCTTGTAATACAGAATCTCTACCATGGACAGAAGACTTTGAAAATGCAGGAGCAACTCCTGATTGCTGGACAGAATCTGGGGGCGAAGCTTGGAATTACGACACTACTGGTGCTGGTGAAAATATTGGTGATGGCGGAACTATTACTGGCTCAACCGATAGCGGTAACTATTTTGCATGGATTGATAATTCTGGCTCTCAAGGACCAAGCACACTAACAAGTCCTTTTATAGATTTAAGTTCACTCACTACACCGCAAGTTGCTTTTTATATGATTAGTGATAGTGGTTCAGATCCTAACGCTACTTTAGATGTTGAAGTTTATGACGGAAGTTCATGGAATAATGTAGGTAGCTTTAGTGCAGATACTAATGGTTGGGAAAGAAAAGAAATAGCATTGAGTTCACTTACATTTACTGGTGACGCTCAGGTCAGATTTACGATAACAGATGAAGGTGGTTTTAGAGATGACATCGCTATAGATGACGTGACTTTTGAAGAAGCTCCAAGCTGTATCACACCAGAAAACTTATCCGTATCTAACATTACCTCTTCAGGTGTAGACCTAGATTGGGATTTAGAAGCCACTGCTAGCAGCGGTTACGATTGGGTAATTGTGGCTTCTGGTGATGACCCAGATGTTGGCCCTTTTGCAGATTCTGCAAACGGTGTTACTGGCACAAGTGTTTCTGCTTCAGGATTATCTGGGAATACAGATTATGATGCCTACGTTAGAAGTGATTGCGGCGGTGGAGATAAAAGTGACTGGTCAAGCGCAGTTAGTTTTACAACATTAAAAGATTTTTGTGCTGGAGATTTAGCTACAGATTCAGGAGGAGTTGGTTCTGACTATTCAAGTAGCGCTAATGAAACAATAACTATTTGTCCAGATAATCCTGGTGACAAAGTAGTCATTAACTTTTCTGAATTTAGCTTTGAAAACAATGGAACAGGATGCTATGATGGCTTAACTGTTTACGATGGTAATAATACAAGCGCAGCAACAATAGACCCACCAGCTGGAGGAACCCAGTGGTGTTGGGATAGAGATGATACAACAGCTTCCGGTTCAGGTGATTTACTTGGTGTTTCTATTGCAGCAACTTCAGCATCGGGCTGTATTACATTAGTACTAGAATCTGATGGATCAGTTACTAGAGAAGGTTTTACAGCTTCAGTTTCTTGCGAATCTACTGTGTATCTCTGGGACGGTACTGCATGGACCAACGAACCTGATGGGTTTATTTCTGCAAATGATAATTTATATGTAAATGCTGGTGGCACACCAGATATTTCAAGTGATGTTAATACTAACAATATTTTTGTAGATAATGGAGCAACACTCGATATCAACCCTACTGCTAGTTTAAATTTATCTAATGACATGGTAAATTATGGAACAATCACTTTTAAGAGTAATGCAACATCAACAGCTCAATTAGACGAGTTTACAGGTACTATTTCAGGCACAGGAACAGTTGAAGTCGAGCGTTATATCCCTGCTAAGCGTGCTTTTCGTTTGATCAGTTCAGCGGTTGATGGTTCAACCATCGCCAACGCTTGGCAACAAGACACGCATATTACAGGTGCAGGTGGCGCTACCAATGGTTTTGACGCTACAAATACTGATAATCCGTCTATGTTTACATTCGATAATACAATCACTGACCAATCTAGTGGCGCTGGATGGCAAGCTATCACTTCAACAACTGATGTGATTTCAGCGGGAACACCTTACCGTTTAATGGTGCGTGGTGATCGAACCATCGATTTAGCTGATAATGAAGCACCAGCCACAGCAACCACTTTAAGTGCTTCAGGTAGTTTACAAACTGGAAGCTATACACCAACTTTAGCTACAGCAGCTAACAATTATAGTTTTGTGGGTAACCCTTATCAAGCGGTAGTTGATTTTGGTGCAGTAACTAAATCTAATCTCACAGATTTTATCTATGTTTGGGATGCTTCAATTGCTGGGTCTAATGGTAATGGTGGTTATATCACCGTTCAAATCTCAACTGGAAATATCACAGCTCCAAGCCCAAGTAGTTCTGATGCCTCGCAATACATTGCACCAGGTCAAGCCTTTTTTGTGCAAAACAATGCCTCTGGTAATGGCTCAATTACCTTTAAAGAAGCTGATAAAGCCACAGGTCAATCTCAGGTGAGTATTTTTAGTACTTATACTAACTTTTATATCAACTCGCGTTTATACAAAGCCTCAGCTTTACAAAATGGTGAGATGGAAAGTGATGCCATAGGATTACGTTTTAATGAAAACTATACCACTATTGGTAGTGATGAAGATGCGAGTAAATTAGCCAATCCAGGTGAAAACTATGCGATTGTAAACAATGGTTTTAAATCGATTGATAAGCAAAACATCCCAACTGATGGCCATCAAGTTGATTTATTGATGATGAACTATGAAGATACCGCTTACAGCCTAAGCTTCAATTTAGGGAATCAGCCTGAAACGCTTAAGGTTTACTTAAATGACAGCTATTTAAATACACAAACCGAATTAACAGAGAGCACAACTTATGACTTTACAGTTGATGCTAATGTGCCAGAGAGTATCGATCAAAACCGTTTTCATTTAAGTTTTGAAGAAGTGCCTTTAAATAACCAAAGTTTTGATGCCGGACAAGTTCGCTTGTATCCTAATCCAGTGGTTCATCAGTTACAAATTGAATTACCAGCTTCAGTTGAGATCAATTCAGTTCAAGTTTTCAACACCTTGGGTCAACAGGTGCTAACAACCACTCAATCTCAAGTTGATATGAGTCAATTAGCTTCAGGTGTTTATGTGGTAGAGCTAGAAACTACAAAAGGGAAAGTGAGCAAGAAAATCATCAAGCAGTAA
- a CDS encoding metallophosphoesterase, with protein sequence MRWIFLILFLLSLEFYAFQAIKKLSKSWAIRIGFVLLTLIPFFLMLYSFNQPVTGGTFGGNRGFFIGLFLSVFALKATSIIILFFEDLTRFLKFFWHKINTSKQSKAYSNSRRKFVSQLALGLGAIPFISLLYGMYKGKYNFKVLTYELSFEDLPEAFDGYQITQISDIHSGSFDNKQKIEYAVNLINEQASDCILFTGDLVNNLAEEMQPWLDTFSKLKSKDGVYSILGNHDYGDYHDWETEAEKQKNFSDFVNTHKAMGWQLLRNEHIKISRNQQNLHLIGVENWGKGGFKKAGDIDKACESLSPKDFKVVMSHDPSYWDEVLHKHPKNLQLTLSGHTHGMQFGIEIPGWFKWSPVQYRYKQWAGIYKHENRFINVNRGFGFLAYPGRVGIWPEISVIKLKKA encoded by the coding sequence ATGCGGTGGATTTTCTTAATATTATTTTTATTAAGCCTTGAATTTTATGCTTTTCAAGCCATTAAAAAGTTAAGTAAATCTTGGGCCATACGCATTGGCTTTGTACTTTTAACACTTATCCCGTTTTTTTTGATGCTCTATAGCTTCAACCAACCTGTCACTGGCGGCACTTTTGGCGGAAATCGTGGTTTTTTTATCGGTTTATTTTTAAGTGTATTTGCATTAAAAGCAACAAGCATCATTATACTATTTTTTGAAGATTTAACGCGGTTTTTAAAATTTTTCTGGCACAAAATAAACACCTCAAAACAATCAAAAGCATACAGCAATTCCCGACGTAAATTTGTAAGCCAATTAGCGCTTGGCCTAGGTGCAATCCCTTTTATTTCTTTATTATACGGCATGTACAAAGGCAAGTATAATTTTAAAGTTTTAACCTACGAACTCAGTTTTGAAGACTTACCTGAAGCTTTTGATGGTTATCAAATCACACAAATTAGCGATATACATTCTGGAAGTTTCGATAACAAGCAAAAAATTGAATATGCAGTTAATTTAATCAATGAACAAGCCTCTGATTGTATATTATTTACAGGAGATTTGGTGAACAACCTAGCGGAAGAAATGCAACCCTGGTTAGATACGTTTTCAAAGTTGAAGTCTAAAGATGGTGTTTATTCTATTTTAGGTAACCACGATTATGGTGACTATCACGATTGGGAAACTGAAGCCGAAAAGCAAAAAAACTTCAGTGACTTTGTTAATACACACAAGGCAATGGGTTGGCAATTACTGCGCAATGAACACATAAAAATTTCTAGAAATCAACAAAACTTACACCTTATTGGTGTAGAAAATTGGGGAAAAGGCGGTTTTAAAAAGGCTGGTGATATCGATAAAGCTTGTGAAAGTTTATCACCTAAAGATTTTAAAGTCGTTATGAGTCATGACCCATCTTACTGGGATGAAGTTTTACACAAACATCCCAAAAATTTACAACTAACCTTGAGTGGTCATACACATGGCATGCAATTTGGCATCGAAATACCTGGTTGGTTTAAGTGGAGTCCTGTTCAATACCGTTATAAACAATGGGCTGGCATTTATAAACATGAAAATCGATTCATTAATGTTAATCGAGGTTTTGGCTTCTTAGCCTATCCAGGGCGAGTTGGTATATGGCCAGAAATAAGTGTTATTAAATTGAAAAAGGCTTAG
- a CDS encoding LytR/AlgR family response regulator transcription factor produces the protein MKAIIIDDELKARNLLKVLIEENCPKITEIYQAENLLEGINIIKSVQPQLVFLDIEMPEYSGLEILDFISKEDYNFEIIFTTAYQEYAIKAIELSAIDYLLKPVRASKIKKAVDKAIEFIGKSKINKRLEELKSVFKSHEFKKIGLPVNDGVEFVAFKDIILFEADGMYTKIFTKHEHKSLHISKPLKFFMDTLNQVGTFYRPHRSYLINLNYIKKYVKSDGGYIVMDNGKSVSLSKSKTDEFMKMMQDI, from the coding sequence ATGAAAGCCATTATTATAGATGATGAACTAAAGGCAAGAAACCTTTTAAAAGTTTTAATTGAAGAAAATTGCCCAAAAATAACTGAAATATATCAAGCCGAAAATTTACTTGAAGGTATTAATATTATAAAATCTGTACAACCTCAATTAGTATTTCTAGACATAGAAATGCCAGAATATTCAGGCTTAGAAATTTTAGATTTTATAAGCAAAGAAGATTACAACTTTGAAATTATCTTTACGACAGCATATCAAGAATACGCCATTAAAGCTATTGAACTTTCAGCTATTGATTACTTACTCAAACCAGTAAGAGCCAGTAAAATTAAAAAAGCAGTTGATAAGGCTATTGAATTTATTGGAAAGTCTAAGATTAATAAAAGATTAGAAGAACTTAAATCTGTTTTTAAATCTCATGAATTTAAGAAAATTGGTTTACCTGTAAACGATGGTGTTGAGTTTGTTGCCTTTAAAGATATTATACTATTTGAAGCAGATGGTATGTACACAAAAATTTTTACAAAGCATGAACATAAATCTCTACACATCAGTAAGCCTTTAAAATTTTTCATGGATACGCTAAATCAAGTTGGTACTTTTTATAGACCACACCGATCTTATTTAATCAACTTAAATTACATCAAAAAATACGTTAAATCTGATGGTGGCTATATTGTGATGGATAATGGCAAGTCAGTTTCTTTATCTAAGAGTAAAACCGATGAGTTTATGAAAATGATGCAAGACATCTAG